In the genome of Armatimonadota bacterium, one region contains:
- a CDS encoding glycosidase, protein MPYLCQAVYNPGVVLVGNETVLLLRVEDLEGKSHLTVARSIDGITDWRIEPDPLLSPSQNASPYEEYGCEDPRITYLDDLGQYVIAYTAYSPFGAGVALATTKDFKSIERIGLALAPSNKDAAVFPRKINGKYWMLHRPEAGQIQHIWLTESTDLIHWGRPWCVLMERGGPMWDGSKVGTNTVPIETPEGWLVLYHGVKEFAAGPTYRMGMALLDLEDPRKMIARLPFWVLGPHEHYEVSGAVPNVVFACGHTRFGDEIRVYYGAADTCVCLATAHLSDLLGLLRKYRT, encoded by the coding sequence ATGCCATATCTCTGCCAGGCGGTTTACAACCCTGGAGTGGTTTTAGTCGGAAATGAAACAGTTTTGCTCCTAAGAGTAGAGGATTTGGAAGGTAAATCACACCTGACTGTAGCCAGAAGTATTGATGGAATAACTGACTGGCGAATTGAGCCTGACCCGCTGTTATCTCCTTCGCAAAATGCTTCTCCATATGAAGAGTATGGCTGTGAAGATCCACGAATAACCTATTTGGATGACCTAGGGCAGTACGTAATTGCCTATACCGCCTATTCTCCTTTTGGCGCAGGCGTAGCGCTTGCAACCACAAAGGATTTTAAGAGCATTGAACGTATTGGTTTGGCGCTGGCACCGAGCAATAAGGATGCAGCGGTGTTTCCACGAAAAATTAACGGCAAATATTGGATGCTCCACCGGCCAGAGGCAGGGCAAATTCAACATATTTGGCTGACCGAATCGACTGACCTTATACATTGGGGCCGACCTTGGTGTGTTCTTATGGAACGCGGTGGGCCAATGTGGGATGGAAGTAAGGTTGGCACAAACACTGTGCCAATTGAGACACCTGAAGGTTGGCTTGTATTATATCATGGAGTAAAAGAGTTCGCCGCTGGACCAACCTATCGCATGGGAATGGCGTTACTTGATTTAGAAGACCCCAGAAAAATGATTGCAAGACTTCCTTTTTGGGTTCTTGGTCCCCACGAACACTATGAGGTAAGCGGTGCTGTGCCAAATGTGGTTTTTGCTTGTGGACACACGCGGTTTGGTGATGAAATTCGTGTATATTATGGCGCTGCCGACACTTGCGTCTGCCTAGCAACTGCTCATCTTTCGGACTTGCTTGGGTTGCTTAGAAAGTACAGGACTTAA
- a CDS encoding FAD:protein FMN transferase, translating into MVPTLPVKLSIPAMGTRFELVLYGDNPLRLRSAAEEAIAEIERLDQQLSFYRPDSDLSWINTHGAKGPVKVEPRMFRLLKQALEISRRTASSFDITIAPLMRAWGFVGGKGKTPDSSVIETARSATGIDHIHLDPERFTIAFDHPGVELDLGAIGKGYAIERAVEILRENGIKSALLHGGTSSISAIGTQPDGKRWKIAVNHPIIKNKPFDIFEIEDSSLSVSASHGKAFTDGKMQYCHVIDPRSGQPTRKALIAAVAGPSSTICDALATALLVLGAPGLELLAAEFPNYSAKVLDNEHKVFE; encoded by the coding sequence ATGGTCCCAACATTGCCAGTTAAATTATCAATTCCTGCAATGGGGACACGCTTTGAACTAGTCCTCTACGGCGATAACCCATTACGGCTACGATCAGCAGCAGAGGAAGCCATTGCCGAAATTGAAAGACTTGACCAGCAGTTGAGTTTCTACCGTCCGGATAGCGACCTGTCATGGATTAACACGCATGGAGCAAAAGGACCCGTCAAGGTAGAACCACGCATGTTTCGGTTGCTTAAGCAAGCGCTTGAAATCAGCCGCCGCACAGCCTCTTCGTTTGACATTACAATCGCACCACTAATGAGAGCTTGGGGATTCGTTGGCGGCAAAGGTAAAACACCTGATTCAAGTGTTATTGAAACCGCAAGGTCTGCCACAGGAATTGACCATATCCACCTAGACCCTGAGCGATTCACCATTGCTTTTGACCATCCTGGAGTTGAACTTGACCTTGGAGCGATTGGTAAAGGTTATGCAATTGAACGAGCAGTTGAAATACTGCGAGAAAACGGCATTAAAAGCGCCCTTCTTCATGGCGGAACCAGTAGTATCTCTGCAATTGGTACTCAACCAGACGGAAAAAGGTGGAAAATAGCAGTAAATCATCCAATCATAAAAAATAAGCCGTTTGATATATTTGAAATTGAAGACAGTTCGCTGTCTGTATCCGCATCGCATGGGAAAGCCTTTACCGATGGCAAAATGCAATATTGTCATGTAATTGATCCTAGAAGTGGGCAGCCAACCCGCAAAGCCTTAATCGCCGCAGTTGCAGGTCCATCATCAACAATTTGTGATGCCCTCGCAACCGCTTTACTTGTCCTAGGCGCACCAGGCTTGGAATTACTTGCGGCCGAATTTCCCAACTATAGCGCAAAAGTTTTGGATAACGAACACAAAGTTTTTGAATAA
- a CDS encoding Gfo/Idh/MocA family oxidoreductase, whose translation MSEKQKKKRLSRREFIKAAGVTATGVVAGSIVPTNLQAAESLPSPKVLGANDRINVGIIGVGGMGQGHLNHLKGMQEEQNIRIVAVCDVWDKRLENSRNALNLPRSYAYKDYRKLLERNDIDSVVIATPDHWHAPIAIAAMESGKHVYIEKPMTHDFEEAVDMWKTAQRTKKLVQVGSQGCADAKWHKAGELIKAGRIGKPIWAQGGYCRNNPNGEWNYNIDPDLTPETCDWNMWLGNAPKRPFSPERYFRWRKFWDYGTGIIGDLWPHRLHPLMIALAMTEEWPSKVTCIGSILCNTDAGHGEPRDVAEATLLTVEFPSGTMIFLAGSTVNERGVEDMIRGQKGNLYFGGGKVRIEPERPFADEVEAKDEPYEGPGESQVEMHKNLFDAIRNGAKQYCPIDLGIRVQTIVSMAVKAYRENKTVRFDPKKMRMIA comes from the coding sequence ATGTCTGAAAAGCAAAAAAAGAAAAGACTAAGCCGCAGAGAGTTTATCAAAGCTGCGGGCGTAACTGCCACCGGGGTTGTAGCGGGCTCAATTGTTCCCACGAATCTTCAGGCAGCTGAATCACTTCCATCCCCCAAGGTTCTGGGAGCAAATGACCGCATCAACGTGGGAATAATAGGCGTTGGCGGCATGGGACAAGGCCATCTCAATCACTTAAAAGGCATGCAGGAAGAGCAAAACATCCGAATAGTCGCCGTTTGCGATGTGTGGGACAAGCGCCTAGAAAACTCAAGAAATGCTCTCAATCTGCCTCGTTCCTATGCCTATAAAGATTATCGAAAACTTCTAGAGCGGAATGATATCGACTCTGTTGTAATCGCCACGCCAGACCACTGGCACGCACCAATTGCCATTGCCGCCATGGAATCTGGCAAACATGTATATATAGAAAAGCCCATGACCCACGACTTCGAAGAAGCGGTTGACATGTGGAAAACCGCTCAGCGTACAAAAAAGCTTGTGCAAGTGGGTTCGCAAGGCTGTGCTGATGCAAAATGGCATAAGGCAGGTGAATTGATAAAAGCCGGCCGAATTGGAAAGCCGATTTGGGCACAGGGTGGCTACTGCCGAAATAACCCCAATGGCGAGTGGAATTATAACATCGATCCTGATTTGACTCCGGAAACATGCGATTGGAATATGTGGCTTGGCAATGCGCCCAAGCGGCCCTTCAGCCCTGAACGCTACTTCCGATGGAGGAAATTCTGGGATTATGGCACAGGAATCATTGGTGATTTGTGGCCCCACCGCCTTCACCCGTTAATGATTGCACTAGCAATGACCGAAGAGTGGCCATCCAAAGTTACCTGCATCGGAAGCATACTCTGTAATACTGATGCAGGCCACGGTGAACCACGCGATGTTGCCGAAGCAACATTGTTGACTGTTGAGTTCCCTAGTGGAACAATGATCTTTCTCGCTGGTAGCACAGTAAACGAACGCGGCGTAGAAGACATGATACGTGGGCAAAAGGGAAATCTCTATTTCGGCGGCGGAAAAGTCCGAATAGAACCCGAGCGACCTTTTGCAGATGAGGTTGAAGCCAAAGATGAACCTTACGAGGGCCCTGGTGAGAGCCAAGTCGAAATGCACAAGAACTTGTTCGATGCAATTCGAAATGGCGCAAAACAATATTGTCCGATTGATTTAGGAATTAGAGTTCAAACCATTGTCTCAATGGCAGTAAAAGCATACCGCGAGAATAAGACTGTACGCTTTGATCCGAAAAAGATGCGAATGATAGCTTAA